In Dermacentor albipictus isolate Rhodes 1998 colony chromosome 6, USDA_Dalb.pri_finalv2, whole genome shotgun sequence, the following proteins share a genomic window:
- the LOC139047005 gene encoding nipped-B-like protein B, with protein MDRARDRGTVPATEESSPRQRKRPRDRGIVPATEESCLQTRDRARDRETVPATEESSPRPRNRACERGTVPATEESSPRPRNRPRERGTVPVIGKRARDRGIVPATEESCLRTRDRARDQGIVPVTEESSLRPRNRARDRETMPATEESCLRTRDRARDRGIVPVTEGLCP; from the coding sequence ATGGACCGTGCCCGTGATCGAGGGACCGTGCCCGCGACCGAGGAATCGTCCCCGCGACAGAGGAAGCGCCCCCGCGACCGAGGAATCGTCCCCGCGACCGAGGAATCGTGCCTGCAAACGAGGGACCGTGCCCGTGATCGAGAAACCGTCCCCGCGACCGAGGAATCGTCCCCGCGACCGAGGAATCGTGCCTGCGAACGAGGGACCGTGCCCGCGACCGAGGAATCATCCCCGCGACCGAGGAATCGTCCCCGCGAACGAGGGACCGTGCCCGTGATCGGGAAACGTGCCCGCGACCGAGGAATCGTCCCCGCGACCGAGGAATCGTGCCTGCGAACGAGGGACCGTGCCCGCGACCAAGGAATCGTCCCCGTAACCGAGGAATCGTCCCTGCGACCGAGGAACCGTGCCCGTGATCGAGAAACCATGCCCGCGACCGAGGAATCGTGCCTGCGAACGAGGGACCGTGCCCGTGATCGAGGGATTGTGCCCGTGACCGAGGGATTGTGCCCGTGA